The Sandaracinus amylolyticus genomic interval TCGCGGCGATCGCGCTCGCGATCGGGGCGTGTGGTGGATCGTGCCCGGAGGCACGGACCACGACGGCGACGGCCGGCGGAACGGGCCCGCTCGCGGGCTACGGGTTCCTCGCGGGGACCTGGGTGGCGGACCACGACGACGGTGCGCGCACGGAGGAGACGTGGACGGTGCCGCGCGGGAGCGTGATGCCGGGCTCGTCCCACACCGAGGCCGCCGACGGCCGGACGCGCAGCTGGGAGAGCCTCCGGATCGAGCAGCGGGGTGACGCGATCTTCTACGTGGCACTGCCGGTCGGCGCGGACGGAGAGACCTCGTTCGCGGCGGTGGAGCTCGAGGCCGATCGCGCGGTGTTCGAGAATCCGCAGCACGACTTCCCGCAGCGCATCACGTACCAGCTCGAAGGGCCCGAGATCTTGCGGGCGACGGTGAGCGATCTCGGCGGCGCGACGCAGACGACCTGGCGCATGAGGCGGGAAGCGCGCTAGAAGGAAGGCCTTCGGTCGCGCCGCGCGCACGGCCGGACGGCGGCTCCGGCCCTGGCGGCTGGGCAGCACGGGCGGCTTCGCTTGACACGGCGAGCCGCTCCATCTACATCACGCGCCCCTTCGCGCCCCGACCCGGGGCGCTTTTTTTCGCAGGTTCTCGATCATGCGCCTTCTCCGTGCCCAGCAGACGCACAGCGCCAATCCGGCGGAAGTCAATCGCCGCTGGTTCGTCGTCGACGCCGAAGGACAGCCCCTCGGCCGAGTCGCCTCGCGCATCGCGGCGGTCCTTCGCGGCAAGCACACGCCGCTGTACACGCCCCACGTCGACACGGGCGACTTCGTCGTGGTGATCAACGCCGAGAAGGTGAAGCTCACCGGCGCGAAGCTCGACGACAAGTTCTACTACAAGCACTCGGGCATCCCGGGTGGCTTCCGCGCCGAGCCGTACCGCAAGCTGCTCGATCGCAAGCCGGAGTTCGCGCTCGAGAAGGCCGTCAAGGGCATGCTCCCGAAGACGCCGCTCGGCCGCAAGATGCACACGAAGCTGAAGGTCTACGCAGGCCCGACGCATCCGCACGCGGCGCAGAAGCCCGAAGTGCTCAAGTTCTGATCCCGCTGCTGAAGCTCTGAGAAGGACGAGACAGAGACCATGCCCCAGGCGCTCATCCACGGTCGGCACTACGGCACCGGCAAGCGCAAGCGCGCCATCGCGCGCGTGTTCCTCAAGCCCGGCAGCGGCGACATCACGGTCAATGGCCGCACCCTCGCGGAGTACTTCCCGCGCGAGACCTCGCAGATGATCGCTCGCCAGGCGTTCGAGATCATCGAGAAGATGAGCGACTACGACGTCACCGCGACGGTCTGCGGCGGCGGCGTGGCGGCCCAGGCGGAAGCGGTGCGCCACGGCATCTCGCGCGCGCTGCTCCACGTCGACGGTGAGCTCCGCTCGCCGCTCAAGAAGGCCGGCCTCCTCACCCGCGACGCGCGTGAGAAGGAGCGCAAGAAGCCCGGTCAGCCGGGCGCGCGCAAGAAGTTCCAGTTCAGCAAGCGCTGAGCTCCGGACTCCGAACCGACGAAGAAGCCCGCGGTGCTCGAGAGAGCGCGCGGGCTTCGTCGCGTTCGGAGCTCAGCTGGGGCGCGCGCTGCGCGCGCTCGGATCGATCGCGACCAGACGCGACCAGATCGCGTCCTGCACCATGCGATACGACGCCGCGTCGCGGCCCTCTTCGGGCGAGGCCTCGCAGAGGCGCGCGGTCGTGAGCGCCATGCGCAGGAAGTCCGGCAGCGCGAGATCGGGGCGCAGCGCGATCTCCGACCAGCGATCGAACGTCTGGGTGCTCCGTCCGATCCCGAGCTGCTCGGCGACGTTCGCCATCGCGCGCTTGAGGTCGTCGCGCGGCGACCACGGGTTGTCGAGCAGCGCGGGATCGATCGCGGTCCCGAGGAAGCGCTGGTAGATCGCGCGCCGCGCGAGCTCGTCGCCCGACACCGGGAAGCGGGTCGCGATCCAGATCACGATCGCGGCGAAGAGCGCGAGCACGCCGAGCACGATCGCGATCGGCACCGCGACGCTGCGCCCGAACGGCATCGGATCGCCCGCGAACATCGCCTGACCCGGCAAGAACGCGAAGAGGATCCCGATCCCGAGCAGCCACACCGCGAGGCTCGTCGACCAGCCGCGCAGATAGCCGACGCCGATCGATCGCCAGTCGCGACGCAGCTCGGTCACGCGGAGATCGCTCCACGACGTGAGCGCCGAGCCCTCGACCCAGTACGTCCCCTGCGGGAGCAGCGGGAAGCCGAGGAATTGATAGAAGAGCGTCTGCACCGAGCCTTTGCCGACGCGCGCGATCGAGCCGTAGAAGGCCTCGTACTGCGGGTGGATGAGCATGCGCCGCGGGCGCAGCAACGAGCGTTCCCCGAGATCTTCGAATGATCTCGCGGTCGCCGCAGATCTCCGGCGGCGCGCACGCGCAAAGGTTGCGTGCTGCGCGGCGCGCGCGGGGGTATACGTCCGCGCCATGACGAAGCGCATCCGGGCCGCGATCGTCGGCGCGACGGGCTACACCGGCGCCGAGCTCGCGCGACTGCTCCTCGGTCACCCGAACGTCGAGCTCACGGTGCTCGTCGGCGCGAGCAAGGCGGGGCAGCCGGTCGAGCGCGTGCTGCCGTCGCTCGCCGGGATCGTGCGCGGCGAGGTCGAGGCGTTCGACGCGGATCGCATCGCGTCTCGCGCCGACGTCGCGTTCTGCGGCCTTCCGCACGGCGCGAGCGCGCCGATCGTGAAGGAGCTGCGCGCGCGCGGCGTGATCGTCTTCGATCTCAGCGCCGACTTCCGCCTCGTCGATCGCGCGGTGCACCGCGAGTGGTACGGCGACGATCACGCGCCCGAGCTCGCGAAGAGCGCGGTCTACGGGATGCCGGAGCTGCATCGCGACGCGCTGCGCACCGCCGATCTCGTCGCGGTGCCGGGCTGCTATCCGACCGCGACGATCCTCCCGCTCGCGCCGCTCTTCGCGAAGGGGCTCGTCGAGGAAGGGCCGGTGATCGTCGACGCGAAGAGCGGGGTGTCCGGCGCGGGCCGCGCGCCCTCGGAGCGCACGCACTTCAGCGAGACCACCGAGGGCTTCCGCGCCTACAAGATCGCGGGCGCGCACCGCCACACGCCCGAGATCGAGCAGGAGATCTCGCGCGTGGGCGCGCGCGACGTGCGCATCGTGTTCACGCCGCACCTCGTGCCGATGACGCGCGGCATCCTCTCGACGTCGTACCTGCGCGTGAAGCCGGGCGTCGACGCCGCGCGCTGCACCGCGGAAGCGCGCGCGTTCTTCGAGGGCTCGCCGAGCGTGTTCGTGCACGACGCGGGCGCGTGCCCCGACACGCTCTGGGTGCGCGGCTCGAACCGCGCGCACGTCTCGTACGCGCTCGACGCGCGCACCGGCTTCGTGATCGCACAGGGCGCGATCGACAACCTCGTGAAGGGCGCGTCCGGGCAGGCGCTGCAGTGCATGAACGTGCGCTTCGGCCTGCCCGAGGGGACGGGCCTCGCGATGCCGGCCGCTTGGCCGTAAGTGATCGGGAGGCCCGTGCGCATCCTCCATTTCAGCGACATCCACGTCGACGTCTCGCCGCACCTCGTGCCGTTCCGCGATTGGATCGGCAAGCGCCTGGTCGGCGGCGCGAACCACATCCTCCGGCGCGGGAAGCACTTCCGGCGCACACGCGAGAAGCTCGCGGCGCTCGGCGCGTTCGCCGACGAGCACGAGATCGACCTCGCGATCTGCACGGGCGACTACACGATCCTCGGCACCGAGGTCGAGCTCGCCGCGGCGCGCGAGGCGGTCGAGCCGATCACGAAGCGTCCGCTCGGCTACGTCACGGTGCCGGGCAACCACGACGTGTACCTCCACGACACGATCCGCGAGCGGCGCTTCGATAAGTACTTCGGTGAGTTCCTGCGGAACGATCTGCCGGATCTCGCGAGCGCCGACGGATGGCCGCTGGTGCGCCTCTTCGGGGATCATCTCGCGGTCGTCGCGGTGCGCAGCGCGCGCCCGAACCCGCAGGTCTGGCGCTCGAGCGGGATGATCGAGCCCGGCGAGCTCGCGGCGATGCAGCGCATCGTGCGCGATCCGCGGGTGCGCGATCGCTTCGTGATCGTCGCGACGCACTACGCGCTGCGCCGCCCCGACGGGCGTCCCGACGGGCGCAACCACGGTCTCGAGAATGCGGAGGCGATGCTCACCGCGCTCGCCGAGCTGCCGCGCGGCTGCGTGCTGCACGGCCACATCCACGAGCGCTTCCGGCTGCGTCTTCCCGGGGTGCGCCCGACGATCCTCGGCGCGGGCAGCGCGACGCACGAGGGCGAAGAGGGCTTCTGGATGCTCGAGCTCGACGGCGACGGCGGCTCGGCGACGCCCGGTTGGTTCGACGGGAAGGGATACCGGCTCGACACCGCGGAGACGGTGTCGATCTCCTGAGGCGTCGCGAACCACCGTCGGGCGAGCACGAGAACGTGCTACGAGATCCGTAGCGCTACGGTGTTCGTAGCACGCGCCGAGACCTCACGGCCGCTCGCTTTCTTGCCTCGCGCGCACCGCATCCGGGACGATCTCACCCGGAGGTCGGACGCCATGCTGCAGTCGGTCGAGGTGCTCCCTGCCCACCGCGCGACGCTGCGCCGCGACGTGCGCATCGGATGCGAGCTGACGACGGATGCACACGGCGCGCGTCGCGAGCTGCTCGTCGACCTCTCGCCGCGCGGCGCGCGCGTGATGACCGACGCGACGCTCGCGCCCGGCGAGCACGTGCTCCTCGGGTTCGCCGACGAGCGGCTCGGGACACGCATCGAGACCCTCGCGCGCGTCGCGCACACCGCGCATGTCGCGATCGAGAAGCCGTCGATCGGCGTCGAGTTCGTCGCGCTGGACGGCGACGTCGGCGACGCGCTCGCGCTGCGCCTGCGCCACGTGCCTCCGCCGCTCCCGCGTCGCCGCGCGCGGCGGGAGCTCGTGTGGATCGACGCGCTCGTCACGTGGGAAGAGGACCTCGGCGATCGCGTGAACGTCTTCGAGGTGAGCGACGCGCTCGCCGCGATCGACGACGACGACATCGCGATCGAGACGCTCGCGCCCGTGCTCACCGGCAGCGCGCCCGCGTATCGTTGGGTCTGCTGATCACGCTCTGGACCGTGCATCCGGTCGGCTGAATCGTCGATACGGATCGCGCGTGAGCGCCGCGCGCGGGACCCCGCTCGCGGGGCGACGACACCGGACCTTCCGACTATGCTCGGCCTCGCTTTCGCCCTCGCCGGCGATGGCGAGGAGGAAGGCCCGGGTGAAGTCGTCCCGTGAGATGGCCGGACGATCTCGTGAGGCGCGCGCGTGAGCGCCGCAGCGCGTGGTGGTCTCGCGTCTCGCGTCGCGCCCGAGAGCGCCGACATCGAGGCGTGTTATCGCGCGACCGATCTCGCGTGGCGCCTCAAGCAGATCCCGCACGGCGCGACGTGTCGAGGCGCGTTCTTCAACATGCTCGACGACCGCGCCGCCACGCTCTCCGAGGAGACACAGCGCGAGTACCGGCGCTTCTTCCCGGTGCACCGGCTCTCGGCGTTTCGCATGTACTCGCTGCGCGACTATCTCACGCGCATCGTGCTGCTCTCGCAGATCCACTACGGCGAGCACCAGATCCACGCGGGGCTGCGCGAGCTGCAGTCGGGCGCGTTCGATGCGTGGGCGGGCACGCTGCTCGGGCGCGCCGCGCTCGCGGTGGTCTCGCCCGATCTCCTGAGCGTGCTGCGCGTGCTCGAGCGTGCGTACGCGAGCCAGACGGTGGTGTCGCACGCGCGCTTCTCCGTCGAGTCGGCGGACGCGCGCACGATCATCACGCGCTTCAAGCAGGAGCACGTGTACATCGAGTCCGCGATGGTCGGTGCGCTCGAGGGCGTGGCGCGCACCTGCCGCGAGCGCGTCGAGGTCCGGGCCGAGCTCGATGGCCCCTTCGACGGTGTCGTGCGGATCCGGAGGCTCGGCTCGGAAGAGGACACCGCATGAAGGGCACGGTCGCGCTGCAGCTGGTTGACGTGCTGCGCGATTTTGGTGTGGATGTGGTGTTCGGGATCCCGGGTGGTGCGATCAGCGCGCTCTATGCTGCGCTGCTCGAGCGCCCCGACGTCCGGATCATCACGACGAAGCACGAGTCGACCGCGGCGTTCCTCGCGATCGGCTACGCGATCGCGACCGGACGTCCGGGCGTGGTGCTCACGACCGCGGGGCCCGGGATCACGAACGCGGTGACCGGTGTCGCGAGCGCGTTCTACGAGGGCGTTCCGGTCGTGCACATCGCGGGCGAGGTCGCGCGCTCGGCGTTCGGGCGCGGCGCGCTGCAGGAAGGCTCACCGGCGGGCTTCGACGCCGTCGCGATCATGCGGCGCGTGACCAAGATGAGCGTGATGCTCTCGCACCCAGGCCCGGCGACGTCGGTGCTGCGCAAGGCGCTCTCGACCGCGTACAGCGGGCGTCGCGGGCCGGTGTTCGTGTCGCTGCCGCTCGACGTCGCGTGCGCGAGCGTCGACGCGCAGCCGCTCTCGGGAAGCGTGCGCACCACGTTCGAGATCGACTCGGACGCGACGCGACGCGCGCTCGACATGCTGGAGCGCGCGCAGCGGCCGCTGATCCTCGCGGGTGCGGGCACGCGCGATCTCTCGGGGCGCCGCGCGCTGCGTCGTCTCGCCGAGCACGTGGGCGCGCCGGTGTGCGTGACCACGAAGGGCAAGGGCGTGTTCCCGGAAGACCACCCGCTCTTCCTGGGCGTGCTCGGGTTCGGCGGGCACGACTCCGTGATCTCGTACCTCGAGCGCGGCGTCGACGTGCTGCTCGCGGTCGGGAGCGGGCTCAACGACTTCACGACGAACGCGTGGTCGCCGCTGCTCCGCGCGACGCGCGCGTTCCTGCAGATCGACATCGACTCGGCGCAGCTCGGCAAGAACTACCCGATCGACCTCGGGCTCGTCGGGCCTGCGGATCAGGTGATCGGGCGCATGCTCGAGCATCGATCGGACGAGCGCGTGTCGAAGCCGCTCGGCCGCGGTCCGAGCCTCGTCGAGACGCAGCCGCTCGTGCCCTCGCCGAGCGGCGCGCTGACGACGATGGAGGTCGTGCTCGCGATGAACGAGGCGTGCCCGCGCGACGCGGTGTTCACCGCGGACATGGGCGAGCACCTCTCGGTGGCGCTGCACTACCTGCGCGTCTCGGAGCACGGCGACTTCATCACGTGCCTCGGGTTCGGCTCGATGGGCTCGGGGATCGCGACCGCGATCGGGCACCAGCTCGGCGCGCCGCAGCGACGCACGTTCGCGATCTGCGGCGACGGCGGCTTCCTCATGTACGGCAACGAGCTCGCGACCGCGGTGCAGCACGGGCTGCGCGTCACGTTCGTCGTGATGAACGACAGCCGCCTGAACATGGTGCACCACGGCATGCACGACCTCTTCGGGCGCTCGCCGGACTTCACGACCTCGCCCGTCGACTTCGCGATGATGGCGCGCAGCATGGGCGCCGAGGGCCACGTGGTGCGCACGCGGCTCGATCTCGTGCGGCTGCTCTCGGACGAAGCGGACGGGCCGGTGGTGCTCGACGTGCGCTTCGACGCCGACGTGCGCCTCGCGGGCAACCAGCGCGTCGCCGCGCTGAAGCAGTTCGGGAGCTCGGAGCACGATGGGTGACGAAGGCGCGCGCGGGCTGCGCGGGATCGGGATCGTCGGGATCGGGACCGCGCTGCCGCCGAAGGTGCGCGACAATTCGTTCTGGAGCGGTGTGCTCGCGCCGCGCGACGAGATGCAGCGGCGCGGCGACGTGCTCGCGGTCGAGCGCACGTCGTCGGGCGCGCGCACCGAGATGCCGCGCGAGATCGCCGACGCGATCGCAGCGACGGGCGACGATCTCTTCCGCGGCGCGAAGCTGCGCCACGTGCTCGACGACGGCGCCGACGTCTCGGAGCTCGAGGCCGCCGCAGGACGCGCGGCGCTGCGCGATGCGGGGATCGATCCCGAGTCGATCGATCTCGTGCTCGTGCACTCGCTGATGCCCGATCGTTTGATCCCGTCGAACGCACCCGCGGTGCAGCACCGGCTCGGGCTCACGCGCGCGGCCGCGTGGAGCCTCGACGTGGGGTGCGCGAGCTTCCAGGCGCAGCTCGTCACGGCCGCGGCGCTGATCCGCGCGGGCACGTTCCGACGCGCGCTGATCGTGCAGTCGCATGCGGGAACGCGCTCCGTGGACCCGACGAGCGTCGCGTCGGTGAGCTTCGGCGACGGAGCAGCCGCCGCGGTGATCGAGCGTGTGCCCGACGGCTTCGGCGTGCTCGGGCACTACGCGCGCACCGACGGCTCGCTGCGCGACGGCATCGTGCTCGCGCCGGTGGTGGACGGCGCGCCTCGACGCACGTGGTGGGACGGGCAGGGCCGCATGCAGCTCGCGTCGTTCGACGCGGACGCCGGCAAGACCGCGGGGCTGCGCGCGGGCGAGTTCTGTCGCGAGGCGTGCAGCGGCGCGCTGCGTGATGCGGGCCTGACGCTCGACGACGTGGACCTCTACACGGGCAACCAGAGCCTGGGATGGTTCCTCGATGCGTGTCGTCGTTCGCTCGGTCTGCCGCGCGAGCGCACCGTCGACACGTTCGCGCGCATCGCGAACGTCGGTGATGCCGCGATCGTGTTCAACCTGCAGGAAGCGCGTCAGAAAGGGCGCCTCGAGCACGGTCGCGTCGCGCTGCTCTACTCGCCCGCGGCGGGCTTCACGCGCACCGCGGTCGTGGTGCGCTGGTACGATGTGCGCCGGTGCAGGGCGTGAGCAGTAGCGGTCCCGTCGTCGCGTTCCTCGCATGGTCGCGGCCCGAGCTCGCCGACCATCTGGTCGAGGCGTCGCGCGACGAGCTCGAGATCGCGCTCGCGTGGGCCGCGGGCGAGCCGCTCCCAGAGCTACGCGGCGGCACCGTGCTCCTGGTGGAGCTCGGTGACCACGGCGCCGCCTCGATCGCGCGCGCGAACAGCTTGAGCGCCGCGTTCCCGGAGCTGCTCGTCGTGCCGGTGGTGCACGACGCGGTCGATCTCGACATCGAGCGCGCGCTGCGCGAGGGCGGCGCGGCGGACGTGGTCGACACCGCGGATCTCGAGCGCGGGATGATGCGCGTCGTCGCGCTCGCGCGGCGCGTGATCGGGATGCGCGAAGAGCGCGCGCGGCTGACGGCGGGGCTCGCGCACAGCGAGCGGCTCACCGCGATCGGCCTGCTCGCGGCGGGCGTCGGTCACGAGATCAACAACCCGAGCACCGCGATCCTCGCGAACACCGAGCGCGTGCGGCAGGAGATCGAGGCCGTGCTCTCGCGCCCGCGCTTCCAGCAGGCGGAGGTGCTGCACCAACGCGCGAGCGACTGGCTC includes:
- a CDS encoding DUF6265 family protein is translated as MATTTTKTKGLVAAIALAIGACGGSCPEARTTTATAGGTGPLAGYGFLAGTWVADHDDGARTEETWTVPRGSVMPGSSHTEAADGRTRSWESLRIEQRGDAIFYVALPVGADGETSFAAVELEADRAVFENPQHDFPQRITYQLEGPEILRATVSDLGGATQTTWRMRREAR
- the rplM gene encoding 50S ribosomal protein L13, with translation MRLLRAQQTHSANPAEVNRRWFVVDAEGQPLGRVASRIAAVLRGKHTPLYTPHVDTGDFVVVINAEKVKLTGAKLDDKFYYKHSGIPGGFRAEPYRKLLDRKPEFALEKAVKGMLPKTPLGRKMHTKLKVYAGPTHPHAAQKPEVLKF
- the rpsI gene encoding 30S ribosomal protein S9 encodes the protein MPQALIHGRHYGTGKRKRAIARVFLKPGSGDITVNGRTLAEYFPRETSQMIARQAFEIIEKMSDYDVTATVCGGGVAAQAEAVRHGISRALLHVDGELRSPLKKAGLLTRDAREKERKKPGQPGARKKFQFSKR
- the argC gene encoding N-acetyl-gamma-glutamyl-phosphate reductase → MTKRIRAAIVGATGYTGAELARLLLGHPNVELTVLVGASKAGQPVERVLPSLAGIVRGEVEAFDADRIASRADVAFCGLPHGASAPIVKELRARGVIVFDLSADFRLVDRAVHREWYGDDHAPELAKSAVYGMPELHRDALRTADLVAVPGCYPTATILPLAPLFAKGLVEEGPVIVDAKSGVSGAGRAPSERTHFSETTEGFRAYKIAGAHRHTPEIEQEISRVGARDVRIVFTPHLVPMTRGILSTSYLRVKPGVDAARCTAEARAFFEGSPSVFVHDAGACPDTLWVRGSNRAHVSYALDARTGFVIAQGAIDNLVKGASGQALQCMNVRFGLPEGTGLAMPAAWP
- a CDS encoding metallophosphoesterase family protein; translation: MRILHFSDIHVDVSPHLVPFRDWIGKRLVGGANHILRRGKHFRRTREKLAALGAFADEHEIDLAICTGDYTILGTEVELAAAREAVEPITKRPLGYVTVPGNHDVYLHDTIRERRFDKYFGEFLRNDLPDLASADGWPLVRLFGDHLAVVAVRSARPNPQVWRSSGMIEPGELAAMQRIVRDPRVRDRFVIVATHYALRRPDGRPDGRNHGLENAEAMLTALAELPRGCVLHGHIHERFRLRLPGVRPTILGAGSATHEGEEGFWMLELDGDGGSATPGWFDGKGYRLDTAETVSIS
- a CDS encoding PilZ domain-containing protein, which codes for MLQSVEVLPAHRATLRRDVRIGCELTTDAHGARRELLVDLSPRGARVMTDATLAPGEHVLLGFADERLGTRIETLARVAHTAHVAIEKPSIGVEFVALDGDVGDALALRLRHVPPPLPRRRARRELVWIDALVTWEEDLGDRVNVFEVSDALAAIDDDDIAIETLAPVLTGSAPAYRWVC
- a CDS encoding DUF2378 family protein; this translates as MSAAARGGLASRVAPESADIEACYRATDLAWRLKQIPHGATCRGAFFNMLDDRAATLSEETQREYRRFFPVHRLSAFRMYSLRDYLTRIVLLSQIHYGEHQIHAGLRELQSGAFDAWAGTLLGRAALAVVSPDLLSVLRVLERAYASQTVVSHARFSVESADARTIITRFKQEHVYIESAMVGALEGVARTCRERVEVRAELDGPFDGVVRIRRLGSEEDTA
- a CDS encoding thiamine pyrophosphate-binding protein translates to MKGTVALQLVDVLRDFGVDVVFGIPGGAISALYAALLERPDVRIITTKHESTAAFLAIGYAIATGRPGVVLTTAGPGITNAVTGVASAFYEGVPVVHIAGEVARSAFGRGALQEGSPAGFDAVAIMRRVTKMSVMLSHPGPATSVLRKALSTAYSGRRGPVFVSLPLDVACASVDAQPLSGSVRTTFEIDSDATRRALDMLERAQRPLILAGAGTRDLSGRRALRRLAEHVGAPVCVTTKGKGVFPEDHPLFLGVLGFGGHDSVISYLERGVDVLLAVGSGLNDFTTNAWSPLLRATRAFLQIDIDSAQLGKNYPIDLGLVGPADQVIGRMLEHRSDERVSKPLGRGPSLVETQPLVPSPSGALTTMEVVLAMNEACPRDAVFTADMGEHLSVALHYLRVSEHGDFITCLGFGSMGSGIATAIGHQLGAPQRRTFAICGDGGFLMYGNELATAVQHGLRVTFVVMNDSRLNMVHHGMHDLFGRSPDFTTSPVDFAMMARSMGAEGHVVRTRLDLVRLLSDEADGPVVLDVRFDADVRLAGNQRVAALKQFGSSEHDG
- a CDS encoding 3-oxoacyl-ACP synthase III family protein; amino-acid sequence: MGDEGARGLRGIGIVGIGTALPPKVRDNSFWSGVLAPRDEMQRRGDVLAVERTSSGARTEMPREIADAIAATGDDLFRGAKLRHVLDDGADVSELEAAAGRAALRDAGIDPESIDLVLVHSLMPDRLIPSNAPAVQHRLGLTRAAAWSLDVGCASFQAQLVTAAALIRAGTFRRALIVQSHAGTRSVDPTSVASVSFGDGAAAAVIERVPDGFGVLGHYARTDGSLRDGIVLAPVVDGAPRRTWWDGQGRMQLASFDADAGKTAGLRAGEFCREACSGALRDAGLTLDDVDLYTGNQSLGWFLDACRRSLGLPRERTVDTFARIANVGDAAIVFNLQEARQKGRLEHGRVALLYSPAAGFTRTAVVVRWYDVRRCRA